A region from the Actinoplanes sp. OR16 genome encodes:
- a CDS encoding FAD-dependent monooxygenase, with translation MIDVIVAGAGPNGLMLACELALAGVRPVVLERHRAPTGEPRANGLVGQVVRLLDRRGLHERLTGDPTPPRPQPAFTFGAFPLDLAMLADNPHYVLVVPQARLEAVLAERAAELGVDVRRGHEVTGIHQLPGSVEVDLAGGDRLTARFLVGADGGHSAVRRLAGIAFPGVTTDRSVSRTATVSVPAASIDPGTGGLIVPGYGTVAPFQHTRTAHGLIAWAPFPGRPAMLTTTEWPATTTGDDTPMSLEEMRASAARVLGAAVDLQPPAEPGLLRRLTSGNTRIAARYRDRRVLLVGDAAHVHPAMGGPGLNLGLQDAANLGWKLAATIHGWAPDGLLDTYESERRPVAERVVVSTRAQQALIAPGDDVTGLRDLFAELLRKPEVTGHIAALMSGADVRYPADPADPLAGSTAPDVTMNGIRLAELTRTARPLLLDGTGAYAETATLWRDRVEVITGRLRGTAATALLIRPDCFVAWSASPGGDAATAESLHAALTTCFGPAAANRRIPAARD, from the coding sequence ATGATCGACGTCATCGTCGCCGGCGCCGGACCCAACGGCCTCATGCTCGCCTGCGAACTCGCCCTGGCCGGCGTCCGCCCCGTCGTCCTCGAACGCCATCGCGCCCCCACCGGCGAACCGCGCGCCAACGGCCTCGTCGGCCAGGTCGTGCGCCTGCTCGACCGCCGCGGCCTGCACGAACGACTCACCGGCGACCCCACGCCACCGCGCCCGCAGCCGGCGTTCACGTTCGGCGCGTTCCCGCTCGACCTGGCGATGCTCGCCGACAACCCGCACTACGTGCTCGTTGTGCCGCAGGCCCGGCTCGAAGCCGTCCTCGCCGAGCGGGCCGCCGAACTCGGCGTCGACGTGCGCCGCGGCCACGAGGTCACCGGCATCCACCAGCTTCCCGGCTCGGTCGAGGTGGACCTCGCCGGCGGCGACCGGCTCACCGCCCGGTTCCTGGTCGGCGCCGACGGCGGGCACAGCGCGGTACGCCGCCTCGCCGGCATCGCCTTCCCCGGCGTCACCACGGACCGATCGGTCTCGCGCACCGCCACCGTGTCCGTACCGGCAGCGTCGATCGACCCGGGCACCGGCGGCCTGATCGTGCCCGGCTACGGGACCGTCGCGCCGTTCCAGCACACCCGCACCGCGCACGGCCTGATCGCCTGGGCCCCGTTCCCCGGCCGCCCGGCGATGCTCACCACCACCGAATGGCCCGCGACCACGACCGGCGACGACACCCCCATGAGCCTGGAGGAGATGCGCGCCAGCGCCGCCCGGGTGCTCGGCGCCGCCGTCGACCTGCAGCCACCGGCCGAACCCGGCCTGCTGCGCCGGTTGACCAGCGGCAACACCCGCATCGCCGCCCGCTACCGGGACCGGCGGGTGCTGCTCGTCGGCGACGCCGCGCACGTGCACCCGGCGATGGGCGGGCCGGGCCTCAACCTGGGCCTGCAGGACGCCGCCAACCTCGGCTGGAAGCTGGCCGCCACCATCCACGGGTGGGCGCCGGACGGGCTGCTCGACACCTACGAATCCGAGCGCCGCCCGGTCGCCGAACGCGTCGTGGTGTCCACCCGCGCGCAGCAGGCCCTGATCGCGCCCGGCGACGACGTCACCGGCCTGCGCGACCTGTTCGCCGAGCTGCTCCGCAAACCGGAGGTGACCGGCCACATCGCGGCGCTGATGTCCGGCGCCGACGTCCGCTACCCCGCCGACCCGGCCGACCCCCTGGCCGGGAGCACCGCCCCCGACGTGACGATGAACGGCATCCGGCTGGCCGAGCTGACCCGCACCGCCCGCCCGCTGCTGCTCGACGGCACCGGCGCCTACGCCGAGACGGCCACCCTCTGGAGAGACCGCGTCGAGGTCATCACCGGCCGCCTGCGGGGAACCGCCGCCACCGCGTTGCTGATCCGCCCGGACTGCTTCGTCGCCTGGTCCGCCTCGCCGGGCGGGGACGCCGCCACCGCCGAATCCCTCCACGCGGCCCTGACCACCTGTTTCGGCCCGGCCGCGGCGAACCGGAGGATCCCGGCCGCCAGGGATTGA
- a CDS encoding TetR/AcrR family transcriptional regulator has translation MTGLRERKKAETRAALGWAAIHLTAERGYDNVRVEDIAEAAGVSPRTFNNYFSSKAEAIASRHLDRSLRTAAALRERPAGEPLWTALTAAALEQFTAGPEVQAMPSPAHAQWAAGVRTMLAEPALQGERLRAVATAEAELAAAIAERTGTDLTTDMYPRLVAAAASAAVAVAMQHYLDSADPPAPIDQLITDAFTQIAAGLPAPRR, from the coding sequence ATGACGGGACTGCGGGAGCGCAAGAAGGCCGAGACACGGGCGGCGCTCGGCTGGGCCGCGATCCACCTCACCGCCGAGCGCGGCTACGACAACGTCCGCGTCGAGGACATCGCCGAGGCCGCCGGGGTCTCGCCGCGCACGTTCAACAACTACTTCTCCAGCAAGGCCGAGGCGATCGCGTCGCGGCACCTCGACCGCAGCCTGCGCACCGCCGCCGCCCTGCGCGAACGACCCGCCGGCGAGCCGCTCTGGACCGCCCTGACCGCGGCAGCGCTCGAGCAGTTCACCGCCGGCCCCGAGGTTCAGGCGATGCCGTCACCCGCGCACGCCCAATGGGCCGCCGGCGTGCGCACCATGCTCGCCGAGCCCGCCCTGCAGGGTGAGCGGCTGCGCGCCGTCGCGACAGCCGAGGCCGAGCTGGCCGCCGCGATCGCCGAGCGCACCGGCACCGACCTCACCACCGACATGTACCCGCGTCTCGTCGCCGCCGCCGCCAGCGCCGCCGTGGCCGTCGCCATGCAGCACTACCTCGACAGCGCCGACCCACCGGCCCCGATCGACCAGCTCATCACCGACGCCTTCACCCAGATCGCCGCCGGCCTGCCCGCACCACGCCGCTAG